The sequence AAGGGCAAGGCGGGCCGCGCGACCGTGCTGCCGCTGCGCGCGTGGCGCTGGGTCGCGCTCGCGATCGTCGCCGCGTGGCTCGCGCTCACCGTGATCGTGCCGATCTCCGGCATCGTGCTGCGCGCGTTCGTCACCCACTGGGGCGAAGGCGTGCCGCTCGCCGAGGTGCTGACCGTCGCGAACTTCGTCGAGCTGTTCGAGCAGGACAACCTCGTGCGCGCGATCGTCAACACGCTCGGCATCGGCGTGATCGGCGGCGCGCTCGCGATCGCCTTCTATTCGCTCGTCGCGTTCGCGGGCCACCGCCGCCACGACTGGGCCGCGCGCCTGCTCGACTACATCGTGCTGCTGCCGCGCGCGGTGCCGGGCCTGCTCGCCGGCCTCGCGTTCCTGTGGATCTTCCTGTTCGTGCCGGGCCTGCGCGAGCTGAAGAGCTCGATGTGGAGCATCTGGATCGCGTACACGGTGGTGTGGCTCGCGTACGGCATGCGCGTGATCCAGAGCGCGCTGCTGCAGGTGGGCCCCGAGCTCGAGGAAGCGGGCCGCAGCGTCGGCGCGACGCGCGCGCGTGTCGCTCGACGTGACGCTGCCGCTCGTGCGCTTCGGCCTGCTCGCCGCGTGGCTGCTGATCTTCATGATCTTCGAGCGCGAGTACTCGACGGCCGTCTATCTGCTGTCGCCCGGCACCGAGGTGATCGGCGCGCTGCTCGTGTCGCTGTGGGCCACGGGTGCGGTCGATCAGGTCGCCGCGCTGTCCGTCATCAACATCGCAATGGTCGGCGCGGGACTCGCCGTCGCATTGCGCTTCGGAGTGAAACTGCATGGATAAGCTCATCGTCGACGATCTGCATCTGAGCTACGGCGCGAACCCGATCCTCAAGGGCGTGTCGTTCGAATTGAATGCGGGCGAGGTCGTGTGCCTGCTCGGCGCGTCGGGCAGCGGCAAGACGACGCTGCTGCGCGCGGTCGCGGGGCTCGAGACGCCGTCGAGCGGGCGCATCCGGCTCGACGGGCGCACGTTCTTCGACGGCGCGGGCCGCATCGACCTGCCCGTCGAGGCGCGCTCGCTCGGCCTCGTGTTCCAGTCGTACGCGCTGTGGCCGCACCGCACGGTCGCCGAGAACGTCGGCTACGGGCTCAAGCTGCGCCGCGTCGCATCGAACGAGATCAAGCGCCGCGTGCAGACCGCGCTCGAGCAGCTCGGCCTCGGCCATCTCGCCGCGCGCTATCCGCACCAGCTGTCGGGCGGCCAGCAGCAGCGCGTCGCGATCGCGCGCGCGCTCGTCTACAACCCGCCCGTGATCCTGCTCGACGAGCCGCTGTCGAACCTCGACGCGAAGCTGCGCGAGGAGGCGCGTGCGTGGCTGCGCGAGCTGATCGTGTCGCTCGGCTTGTCAGCGCTGTGCGTGACGCACGATCAGGCCGAGGCGATGGCGATGTCGGACCGCATCCTGCTGCTGCGCGACGGCCGCATCGAGCAGGAAGGCGCGCCCGCCGAGCTGTACGGCGCGCCGCGCACGCTGTACACGGC is a genomic window of Burkholderia mallei ATCC 23344 containing:
- a CDS encoding ABC transporter ATP-binding protein; this translates as MDKLIVDDLHLSYGANPILKGVSFELNAGEVVCLLGASGSGKTTLLRAVAGLETPSSGRIRLDGRTFFDGAGRIDLPVEARSLGLVFQSYALWPHRTVAENVGYGLKLRRVASNEIKRRVQTALEQLGLGHLAARYPHQLSGGQQQRVAIARALVYNPPVILLDEPLSNLDAKLREEARAWLRELIVSLGLSALCVTHDQAEAMAMSDRILLLRDGRIEQEGAPAELYGAPRTLYTAEFMGSNNRLDARVDTIDGERVTLAGDGWRLAALARGALRRGEDAHAVIRVERVQVADGPGENRLPAELVTSMYLGDRWEYLFHCGALRLRAFGTVPRAAGRHWLEFPANDCWAFAKAG